Part of the Candidatus Zixiibacteriota bacterium genome is shown below.
CTGCAAGGGGCTGAAGCCCCTTGTTTGCCAGTTCTGGGTTATCTCTCAGGACGGACACCGGAAACAGAGCGTGGTGGCACGGGGCTGGGGCCACTGGATCCGTGGTATTGTGTTCCCCCAGTACAGCGGCGCAGCCAGACCCCGGTTAGACAAGGGGCCTTACCCCCTTGCCGTCCCCACTCCTGCCGGGTAGCCCCCAGGGCTACTGCGTCGGGATCTGGAATGTCAGCCCGGCACCCAGTCCGGCGAATCGAAGCGACTGGCCGGAGGTGAACACGTTGTTGAAGATCGCCTGCACGGAAAGGCGTCCATGCTGGGAAACACGGATGAGGGCGCCGGGACCGAAACTCATGCCAATGTCCGTACGCGTATCACTCTTCTCGATGGGGGTAACGACGCCGTTCTGGCGATCCCAATTGAGGTTCGACGTGAATTTGTTGATGTAGGCCCCGATCCCCAGTTGGGCGAAGAAGTTGACGTTGCCCAGCAAATTCAGGTAGTAGCGGCCACGGGCGCCGGCATACATCGTCCGCCACTTGTAATCCGGCGTGTAACGGCTCCCCGTCTTCAGACTGTCGGCGATGAAATCCTGGTCAAACGGGTTGAAGCTGGCTCCGAATTCCCCGCCGACACTGATCCGGTCGGTCACCAGCTTGTCGACGGCCGCCCCGAATCCCACGCCGCCCTTCACCTTGTCGCCGAAGTCCGTCGTCGGA
Proteins encoded:
- a CDS encoding outer membrane beta-barrel protein, with the protein product MKRTCVVGIGLLLAMSLPLPVAAVERGELLIGVSGGWSTPVGDYPTTDFGDKVKGGVGFGAAVDKLVTDRISVGGEFGASFNPFDQDFIADSLKTGSRYTPDYKWRTMYAGARGRYYLNLLGNVNFFAQLGIGAYINKFTSNLNWDRQNGVVTPIEKSDTRTDIGMSFGPGALIRVSQHGRLSVQAIFNNVFTSGQSLRFAGLGAGLTFQIPTQ